A genomic stretch from Campylobacter lari subsp. concheus includes:
- a CDS encoding aerobic ribonucleoside-diphosphate reductase Ia, B1 protein subunit NrdA: MKVLKRNGRTEELDVSKIKKYTTDAVANLENVSQSELEVDAKIQFRDGITTEEIQQTLIKTAVDKIDIDRPNWTFVAARLFLYDLYKKVSGFTGYKHLREYLEKGEKEGRILIGLKEKYDLDDLNAYIKPERDLQFTYLGIKTLYDRYLIKDSKGMPIELPQQMFMAIAMFLAQNELDSQTWAKKFYDLISTFEVMLATPTLSNARTTRHQLSSCYIGSTPDNIEGIFDSYQEMALLSKFGGGIGWDWSKVRAMGGSIDGHKNAAGGIIPFLKITNDIAVAVDQLGTRKGAIAVYIEPWHMDINDFLDLRKNSGEERRRAHELFPALWINDLFMKRVRANDKWTLFDPADTASLCDLYGEEFEKKYEEFEKDESIVKEIVDAKELWKKILLSYFESGLPFLCFKDSANRTNPNSHTGIIRSSNLCTEIFQNTEPNYYQIKIVFDDKTELHLDEDEELAIDGGYKKLAKKVSTLDSINGKKVYIVEKYKNEGKTAVCNLASINLSKINTKEDIQRVVPTAIRMLDNVIDLNFYPHVKVKNTNLKSRAIGLGVMGEAQMLAEAQIYWGSNEHFEKIDRIMEMISYEAILASSNLALEKGNYPDFEGSNWSKGIVPIDVANENAKKLTASEGLFDQSDCDWEKLREKLKRDGIRNGYLMAIAPTSSISILVGTTQTIEPVYKRKWFEQNLSGMIPTVVPNLSANTWQYYTPAYELDQKILVKAAAIRGKWIDQGQSLNIFVSLDKASGGYLNEIYQLAWELGVKSTYYLRSESPDSQKVNDDVVDRTIECEGCQ; the protein is encoded by the coding sequence GTGAAAGTATTAAAAAGAAATGGTAGAACTGAAGAGTTAGATGTTTCTAAGATTAAAAAATATACTACAGATGCAGTGGCAAATTTAGAAAATGTTAGCCAAAGTGAGCTTGAAGTAGATGCAAAAATTCAATTTCGTGATGGTATAACAACAGAAGAAATTCAACAAACTCTTATAAAAACAGCAGTAGATAAAATAGATATTGATAGGCCTAATTGGACCTTTGTTGCTGCAAGATTATTTTTATATGATTTATATAAAAAAGTAAGTGGTTTTACTGGATATAAACATTTAAGAGAATATCTTGAAAAAGGCGAAAAAGAAGGTAGGATTTTAATTGGTTTAAAAGAAAAATATGATTTAGATGATCTTAATGCTTATATAAAGCCAGAACGCGATTTGCAATTTACTTATCTTGGTATAAAAACTTTATATGATAGATATTTGATTAAAGATTCTAAAGGCATGCCTATAGAATTACCACAGCAAATGTTTATGGCTATTGCAATGTTTTTAGCGCAAAATGAGCTAGATTCTCAAACTTGGGCTAAGAAATTTTATGACTTAATCTCAACTTTTGAAGTAATGCTTGCAACCCCAACTCTTTCAAATGCAAGAACCACAAGACATCAATTAAGTTCATGTTATATAGGAAGCACACCTGATAATATAGAAGGGATTTTTGATTCTTATCAAGAAATGGCGCTTTTATCTAAATTTGGTGGTGGTATAGGTTGGGATTGGTCTAAGGTGCGTGCTATGGGTGGAAGCATAGATGGACATAAAAACGCAGCAGGTGGGATTATACCATTTTTAAAAATCACTAATGATATAGCTGTTGCTGTTGATCAACTTGGTACTAGAAAAGGTGCAATTGCAGTTTATATTGAACCTTGGCATATGGATATTAACGATTTTTTAGATTTGCGTAAAAACTCAGGTGAAGAAAGAAGAAGAGCACATGAGCTTTTCCCTGCTTTATGGATTAATGATTTGTTCATGAAAAGAGTAAGAGCAAATGACAAATGGACACTTTTTGATCCTGCTGATACAGCAAGTTTATGTGATTTATACGGTGAAGAATTTGAGAAAAAATATGAAGAATTTGAAAAAGATGAAAGTATAGTCAAAGAAATTGTTGATGCAAAAGAGCTTTGGAAAAAAATACTTTTATCTTATTTTGAAAGCGGCTTGCCGTTTTTATGTTTTAAAGATAGTGCAAATAGAACAAATCCAAATTCCCACACAGGAATTATAAGAAGTTCAAATTTATGTACAGAAATTTTTCAAAATACAGAACCAAATTATTATCAAATCAAAATTGTATTTGATGATAAAACAGAACTCCATTTAGATGAAGATGAAGAGCTTGCAATAGATGGAGGATATAAAAAGCTAGCTAAAAAAGTTTCTACTTTAGATAGTATTAATGGTAAAAAAGTCTATATAGTAGAAAAATATAAAAACGAAGGAAAAACTGCAGTTTGTAATCTTGCAAGTATAAATTTAAGTAAAATCAACACCAAAGAAGACATTCAAAGAGTAGTGCCAACAGCAATAAGAATGCTTGATAATGTGATTGATTTAAATTTTTATCCTCATGTAAAGGTTAAAAATACCAACCTAAAATCACGTGCTATAGGACTTGGTGTAATGGGCGAAGCGCAAATGTTGGCTGAAGCTCAAATTTATTGGGGTTCTAATGAACATTTTGAAAAAATTGATCGCATTATGGAAATGATTAGTTATGAGGCTATTTTAGCTAGCTCAAATTTAGCCTTAGAAAAAGGAAATTATCCTGACTTTGAAGGATCAAACTGGAGTAAAGGTATAGTGCCAATTGATGTAGCAAACGAAAATGCCAAAAAGCTTACTGCAAGTGAAGGTTTATTTGATCAAAGTGATTGTGATTGGGAAAAATTAAGAGAAAAACTAAAAAGAGATGGTATAAGAAATGGTTATTTAATGGCCATAGCACCAACTTCTTCTATTTCTATTTTAGTGGGTACTACTCAAACAATTGAGCCTGTATATAAAAGAAAATGGTTTGAGCAAAATTTAAGTGGTATGATACCAACTGTAGTACCAAATTTAAGTGCTAATACTTGGCAGTATTATACTCCTGCTTATGAGCTTGATCAAAAAATCTTAGTAAAAGCAGCAGCGATTCGTGGTAAATGGATTGATCAAGGTCAATCGTTAAATATCTTTGTTTCTTTAGATAAAGCAAGTGGTGGATATTTAAATGAAATTTATCAACTTGCTTGGGAATTAGGTGTTAAATCGACTTATTATCTAAGAAGCGAAAGCCCTGATAGTCAAAAAGTAAATGATGATGTAGTTGATAGAACTATAGAATGTGAAGGTTGTCAATAA
- a CDS encoding OPT family oligopeptide transporter: protein MYTKNSLPELTLRGIILGSILTIIFTASNVYLGLKVGLTFSTSIPAVVIAMAVLKIFKDSNILENNMVQTQVSAAGTLSAVIFVIPGLFMCGYWFEFPLWLTFMLCLCGGGLGVLFTIPLRRAMVVESKLAYPEGRAAAEILKVANKDQADKKGKVGLKEITLGVAFASVISLFSSGFKLLSSGSSFAFIWQKMTFGFSMGYSVALLGAGYLVGIAGGVALLAGMVLAWMVFVPYFSAKESFDTSLSALDIANQIWAQKVRLIGTGAIAIAALWTLIELAKPVYDGMKNMLKKTSLNLSQDPKDMDLSLKAMLGLFVLMCIGLFVSFYAFVTDSNLASGYQILFALVGTLVAIFIGFFVASACGYMAGLVGSSSSPISGIGLIGIMISSLIILLLGYQVDLFSDPLMSKFAIAFAIFTTSVILATAAISNDNLQDLKTGYLVGATPWKQQVSLIIGCVFGALAIAPVLNLLYQAYGFVGAMPREGMDKANALAAPQANLMSTIAQGIFNANIDWSYIIAGAFVGVGIIIVDRLLRKKNMSLPPLAVGIGIYLPPAVNMPLFIGGLLAYLIKKRLEQRYAKNAHKKELIQEHEQKGTLFASGLIVGESLFGVLIAGLTVLSISRGGAEDPLAIATSFKDDGIIGFVVFVAIMLIFARRVLKK from the coding sequence ATGTATACAAAAAACTCACTACCAGAGCTTACGCTTAGAGGTATAATACTAGGAAGTATTTTAACGATTATTTTTACTGCCTCAAATGTATATTTGGGGCTTAAAGTTGGTCTTACTTTTTCTACTTCTATTCCTGCTGTTGTGATCGCAATGGCTGTTTTAAAAATCTTTAAAGACTCTAATATTTTAGAAAATAATATGGTTCAAACTCAAGTTTCAGCCGCAGGTACGCTTTCAGCTGTGATTTTTGTTATACCAGGTCTTTTTATGTGTGGATATTGGTTTGAATTTCCACTTTGGCTTACTTTTATGCTCTGTCTTTGTGGGGGTGGATTAGGTGTACTTTTTACCATACCTTTGCGTAGAGCTATGGTGGTAGAGAGTAAATTAGCTTATCCCGAAGGAAGAGCTGCTGCTGAAATTTTAAAAGTGGCTAATAAAGATCAAGCTGATAAAAAAGGAAAAGTAGGCTTAAAAGAAATCACACTTGGTGTGGCTTTTGCTTCTGTGATAAGTCTTTTTTCAAGTGGTTTTAAACTACTTTCAAGTGGAAGTAGTTTTGCATTTATTTGGCAAAAAATGACTTTTGGTTTTTCTATGGGTTATTCAGTGGCGCTTTTGGGTGCTGGATACTTAGTGGGTATAGCTGGAGGTGTTGCATTGCTTGCGGGTATGGTGCTTGCTTGGATGGTTTTTGTGCCATATTTTTCTGCTAAAGAAAGTTTTGATACGAGTTTAAGTGCGCTTGATATAGCTAATCAAATTTGGGCTCAAAAAGTACGTTTAATAGGTACAGGAGCTATTGCTATAGCAGCATTATGGACTTTAATAGAACTTGCAAAACCTGTATATGATGGCATGAAAAATATGCTTAAAAAAACCTCATTAAACCTCTCACAAGATCCTAAAGATATGGATTTATCTTTAAAAGCTATGTTAGGTTTATTTGTACTTATGTGTATAGGTTTGTTTGTTTCATTTTATGCTTTTGTGACTGATTCAAATTTGGCAAGTGGTTATCAAATTCTTTTTGCCTTGGTAGGAACTTTAGTAGCTATTTTCATAGGCTTTTTTGTAGCTTCTGCTTGTGGATATATGGCAGGTTTGGTGGGTTCGTCATCTTCTCCTATTTCGGGTATAGGGCTAATTGGGATTATGATTTCTTCTTTGATTATTTTACTTTTGGGTTATCAAGTAGATTTATTTAGTGATCCTTTAATGTCTAAATTTGCCATCGCTTTTGCTATATTTACTACCAGTGTTATTTTAGCAACTGCTGCTATTTCTAATGATAATTTACAAGATTTAAAAACTGGTTATTTAGTGGGCGCAACTCCTTGGAAACAACAAGTTTCTTTAATTATAGGTTGTGTATTTGGAGCTTTAGCTATTGCTCCTGTTTTAAATTTATTATACCAAGCCTATGGTTTTGTGGGTGCAATGCCAAGAGAAGGAATGGATAAGGCAAATGCACTTGCTGCACCACAAGCAAATTTGATGAGCACTATAGCACAAGGCATTTTTAATGCTAATATCGATTGGAGTTATATTATAGCGGGAGCTTTTGTGGGCGTTGGTATAATCATTGTTGATCGTTTGTTAAGAAAGAAAAATATGTCTTTGCCACCTTTAGCTGTGGGTATAGGTATATATTTACCACCTGCTGTTAATATGCCTTTGTTTATAGGTGGATTATTAGCGTATTTAATCAAAAAGCGTTTAGAGCAAAGATATGCTAAAAATGCTCATAAAAAAGAACTCATTCAAGAGCATGAGCAAAAAGGAACCTTATTTGCCTCTGGTTTGATAGTAGGTGAGAGTTTATTTGGAGTACTAATAGCTGGTTTAACTGTGCTTTCTATTAGTAGAGGTGGGGCTGAAGATCCACTTGCTATTGCAACTTCATTTAAAGACGATGGGATTATAGGTTTTGTAGTTTTTGTAGCGATTATGC